From Mucilaginibacter rubeus, a single genomic window includes:
- a CDS encoding FKBP-type peptidyl-prolyl cis-trans isomerase: MKKYILYFIAPLLTVSALTANAQTGAVKRRPAAAKSGAVKKTVPAKKTVTPPQVAGMLKTSKGSFYKIYTANTGVKPKTSDVITFNFIQKTDKDSVLYNSLAAGHPAQAQIQPSRGLGDMMDVFPLLAAKDSALVKIPADSIFKGHEEARPPFFPKGSFLSFVIKMEKIQSINEAMAERNAALEKQKQAEVAAANAYVASHGLKTTSTASGLQYVITSPTDKAKPANGDTVLVNYTGKLLNGKVFDSSIEANAKAAGLDQPGRPYEPISVVLGEGRVIPGWEEALLLLNEGSKATFIIPSGLAYGDRGSGAIPPGSTLLFDIELVKVNPAKKTK, translated from the coding sequence ATGAAAAAGTACATTCTTTATTTTATAGCACCTTTATTAACCGTATCGGCTTTAACTGCTAATGCGCAAACCGGTGCTGTAAAAAGACGCCCTGCTGCTGCCAAAAGCGGCGCGGTTAAAAAAACTGTTCCTGCAAAAAAAACGGTTACACCGCCACAGGTTGCTGGTATGCTTAAAACATCTAAAGGCTCTTTTTACAAGATCTATACCGCAAACACAGGGGTAAAACCTAAAACCAGTGATGTGATCACTTTTAACTTTATCCAGAAAACGGATAAAGATTCTGTACTTTATAATAGCCTCGCAGCAGGGCACCCTGCACAGGCGCAAATCCAGCCGTCGCGCGGTTTAGGCGATATGATGGATGTTTTCCCGCTTTTGGCTGCCAAAGACAGCGCTTTGGTAAAAATCCCTGCCGATTCGATATTTAAAGGTCATGAAGAAGCACGTCCGCCATTTTTCCCTAAAGGCAGTTTCCTGAGCTTCGTGATTAAAATGGAAAAAATCCAGTCGATAAATGAAGCTATGGCCGAAAGAAATGCCGCTTTGGAAAAGCAAAAACAGGCTGAAGTAGCTGCTGCTAACGCGTATGTAGCTTCACACGGTCTTAAAACCACAAGCACAGCATCAGGCTTACAATATGTAATTACAAGCCCTACTGATAAAGCCAAACCGGCAAACGGAGATACTGTACTGGTTAATTACACAGGTAAGCTGCTTAACGGCAAAGTATTTGACAGCAGCATCGAAGCTAATGCCAAAGCTGCCGGTTTAGATCAGCCGGGCCGTCCTTATGAGCCTATCAGTGTAGTTTTGGGCGAAGGCCGGGTAATACCAGGCTGGGAAGAAGCTTTGCTTTTGCTTAACGAAGGTTCAAAAGCTACTTTCATTATTCCATCGGGTCTTGCCTATGGTGATAGAGGTTCTGGCGCTATCCCTCCTGGCAGCACCCTTTTATTTGATATTGAATTGGTGAAGGTTAACCCTGCCAAAAAGACCAAGTAA
- a CDS encoding FKBP-type peptidyl-prolyl cis-trans isomerase: MMKRKLMFLSLAAIGFASCNGGFKQGDGGLLYNIHTSKGNPKVKEGDFMTLNMILKTDKDSIINNSYDNGQPIPTLMPKSQMKGDIVSGLALLGEGDSATFKIAADSVFKGGQQRPPGFKGKYLVYTIKIEKVIAKGALNEQVFRDRVTQYMKGQTDALKGKEPAKIQGYLDAHKDLKFVKTASGLNYAVTTPGAGANVAVGDTAVINYTLRLVTGKVLETSSKEVAVKEKMQINPMNPYQPIRIPVGEGKVIKGWDEAFQLFNKGTKAVLVVPSSLGYGDQGSPQMQPYTPLVFEVELVNIVHPNPNAPKPVMPQMQMPTPTPATK, translated from the coding sequence ATGATGAAAAGAAAACTGATGTTTCTGTCACTTGCGGCTATAGGATTTGCAAGTTGCAACGGTGGGTTTAAGCAGGGCGATGGTGGCTTGCTTTATAACATCCACACTTCAAAAGGCAATCCTAAAGTTAAGGAAGGTGACTTTATGACACTAAACATGATCCTTAAAACTGATAAAGATTCAATTATCAACAACTCTTATGATAATGGCCAGCCTATTCCAACGCTGATGCCTAAATCACAGATGAAAGGCGATATTGTTTCTGGTTTGGCATTGTTGGGTGAAGGCGATAGCGCTACATTCAAAATCGCTGCCGATTCGGTATTTAAAGGTGGCCAGCAACGTCCTCCGGGCTTTAAAGGCAAATACCTGGTTTATACAATCAAAATTGAAAAAGTTATTGCTAAAGGTGCCCTTAACGAGCAGGTTTTCCGTGACCGTGTTACCCAATACATGAAAGGCCAGACCGATGCGCTTAAAGGTAAAGAGCCTGCAAAAATTCAAGGTTACTTAGATGCTCATAAAGATTTGAAATTTGTGAAAACCGCGTCTGGCTTGAACTATGCTGTTACTACCCCAGGTGCCGGTGCAAACGTGGCCGTAGGTGATACTGCAGTAATTAACTATACTTTAAGACTGGTTACCGGCAAGGTTTTAGAAACCAGCTCTAAAGAAGTTGCTGTTAAAGAAAAAATGCAGATCAACCCGATGAACCCTTACCAGCCAATCCGTATCCCGGTAGGTGAAGGTAAAGTGATCAAAGGCTGGGACGAAGCTTTCCAATTGTTTAACAAAGGCACTAAAGCTGTATTGGTTGTTCCTTCATCATTAGGGTATGGTGACCAGGGTAGCCCGCAAATGCAGCCTTATACGCCGCTTGTGTTTGAAGTTGAACTGGTAAACATTGTTCATCCAAATCCAAACGCGCCTAAACCGGTTATGCCGCAAATGCAAATGCCAACGCCAACTCCGGCAACAAAATAA
- a CDS encoding DHH family phosphoesterase, producing MLDLASLTDLLTQPQKIVITTHHKPDGDAMGSSLGLYNYLIQQGHHARVIAPTDYPDFLSWLPGNENVIVYTEHREEAAALIADAKLIFCLDFNALSRINDMGELVAESSAYKIMIDHHLEPADFDDFRHWDINACATAQLVYDFIVNELHHKELVNKDVATCLYTGIMTDSASFRLPNTTSGVHRIVADLIDAGAVNWRIHELVYNSASENRLRFLGHCLANCLEVLPEFNTAIIAVSKQDLQRFDVETGDTEGVVNYALSMASVRLAAFIVERTDRVKLSLRSKGEFPANEICKKYFNGGGHRNAAGGHSDDTLEHVIQQFKQILPEYKKLLIQ from the coding sequence ATGTTAGATTTAGCTTCGCTTACTGACCTTTTAACGCAACCTCAAAAGATAGTAATCACTACCCATCATAAACCTGATGGTGATGCTATGGGATCGTCATTAGGCTTATATAATTATTTAATACAGCAGGGCCATCATGCCAGGGTTATTGCCCCTACAGATTATCCTGACTTTTTAAGCTGGTTGCCTGGTAACGAGAACGTTATTGTCTATACCGAGCACCGCGAAGAGGCTGCCGCCCTGATAGCCGACGCCAAGCTGATATTTTGCCTTGACTTTAACGCCCTGAGCCGTATCAATGATATGGGTGAGCTGGTTGCCGAAAGCAGCGCTTATAAGATCATGATCGACCACCACCTGGAACCGGCCGATTTTGACGATTTCAGGCACTGGGATATCAACGCCTGCGCTACTGCGCAACTGGTGTATGATTTTATCGTAAATGAACTTCACCATAAAGAGCTTGTAAATAAGGATGTGGCTACGTGCCTTTACACAGGCATCATGACCGATTCTGCATCGTTCAGGCTTCCTAATACTACGTCCGGGGTTCACCGCATTGTTGCCGACCTGATTGACGCGGGTGCCGTTAACTGGCGCATTCATGAGCTGGTTTATAATAGCGCGTCTGAAAACAGGTTACGCTTTTTAGGGCATTGCCTTGCTAATTGCCTGGAGGTATTACCTGAATTTAACACCGCTATTATTGCCGTAAGTAAACAGGACCTTCAGCGTTTTGATGTTGAAACCGGCGATACAGAAGGTGTGGTGAACTATGCGCTATCAATGGCAAGTGTGCGTTTAGCGGCTTTTATAGTTGAACGTACAGATAGGGTAAAACTCTCATTGCGCTCAAAAGGCGAATTTCCAGCTAATGAAATTTGCAAAAAATACTTTAACGGCGGTGGGCACCGCAATGCGGCGGGCGGTCATTCAGATGATACCCTCGAGCATGTTATCCAACAGTTTAAACAAATTTTACCTGAATATAAAAAACTATTAATACAGTAA
- a CDS encoding nucleoside-diphosphate kinase — protein MKTNRTFTMIKPDAVADGHIGAILDIITKNGFKIVALKYTKLSAEKAGQFYEVHKERPFYAGLVEFMSSGPIVAAILEKDNAITEFRTLIGATNPADAAEGTIRNLYARSIGENAVHGSDSDENADIEGNFFFSAFERF, from the coding sequence ATGAAAACTAACAGAACGTTTACAATGATAAAGCCAGATGCAGTTGCAGACGGCCACATCGGTGCTATTTTAGATATTATTACCAAAAATGGTTTTAAAATTGTAGCCCTTAAATACACTAAACTATCTGCAGAAAAAGCCGGACAGTTTTACGAAGTACATAAAGAGCGTCCTTTTTATGCCGGACTGGTTGAATTTATGTCATCAGGCCCTATCGTAGCGGCTATTCTTGAAAAAGACAACGCTATTACCGAATTCCGTACATTAATTGGTGCTACTAACCCTGCTGATGCTGCTGAAGGTACTATCCGTAACCTGTATGCACGGTCAATTGGTGAAAATGCTGTTCACGGTTCTGACTCTGACGAGAACGCAGACATTGAAGGAAACTTCTTTTTCTCGGCTTTTGAGAGGTTTTAA
- a CDS encoding DUF721 domain-containing protein — protein MRKTNDKTLKEAIEQMLNVYKIKRRFDETGVVTAWPDLVGKSVANRTKELFVRDKKLFLRIESSVIKNELMLMRSQIIEKINNEAKSIIVEEIIFL, from the coding sequence ATGCGTAAAACTAACGACAAAACACTGAAAGAGGCTATTGAGCAAATGCTTAACGTGTACAAGATCAAAAGACGTTTTGATGAAACCGGTGTTGTTACGGCCTGGCCTGACCTGGTAGGTAAATCGGTAGCCAATCGTACCAAGGAGTTATTTGTTCGGGATAAGAAATTATTCCTGAGGATTGAATCGTCGGTAATAAAAAACGAACTGATGCTGATGCGCAGTCAGATCATCGAGAAAATAAATAACGAAGCTAAAAGTATTATTGTAGAAGAGATTATCTTCCTCTAA
- the recF gene encoding DNA replication/repair protein RecF (All proteins in this family for which functions are known are DNA-binding proteins that assist the filamentation of RecA onto DNA for the initiation of recombination or recombinational repair.), with protein sequence MHLQQLSVINFKNYDEAELVFSDGVNAFTGNNGAGKTNLLDAIHYLSLCKSYFNPIDSQQIKQGADFFIVTGVFNKNDQPEAVACSVKRNQKKQFKRNKKDYQRLADHIGLLPLVMISPNDTSIITEGSEERRKFIDNVISQTDNRYLDELITYNKILTNRNALLKQVNETGRYDAGLFEVIDEQLTDSGMRIFERRRAFMDTFVPVFNKHYDFLSDNAERVELVYESQLLTDSFDSLLKRSFDRDKALERTTAGIHKDDLQFNIHGMAMKKFGSQGQQKSFLIALKLAQYSFLHQQKGFKPLLLLDDIFDKLDDGRVTKLMQMVSNNDFGQVFITDTGVERVESVFNKIGVPVKLFKVKGGAIDA encoded by the coding sequence ATGCACCTTCAGCAACTATCAGTTATCAATTTTAAAAATTACGATGAAGCCGAACTGGTTTTCAGCGATGGGGTTAATGCTTTTACGGGTAACAACGGGGCTGGCAAAACCAATTTGCTTGATGCTATTCATTACCTGTCGTTGTGTAAAAGCTATTTTAACCCGATTGATAGTCAGCAGATAAAGCAAGGGGCCGATTTCTTTATTGTTACCGGGGTTTTTAATAAAAATGATCAGCCCGAAGCTGTGGCCTGCTCGGTAAAACGGAACCAGAAAAAGCAGTTTAAGCGCAATAAGAAGGATTATCAGCGCCTGGCCGATCATATTGGGCTGCTGCCGCTGGTAATGATCTCGCCAAATGATACCAGTATTATAACAGAAGGGAGCGAGGAGCGCCGCAAGTTTATTGATAATGTGATATCGCAAACGGATAACCGTTATTTGGATGAGCTGATTACCTATAATAAGATCCTCACCAATCGTAACGCACTGCTGAAGCAGGTAAACGAAACCGGACGGTATGACGCGGGGTTGTTTGAAGTAATTGATGAGCAGCTAACAGATTCGGGCATGCGTATTTTTGAAAGGCGCCGTGCCTTTATGGATACCTTTGTACCGGTATTTAATAAGCACTACGATTTTTTGAGCGATAATGCCGAAAGGGTCGAACTGGTTTATGAATCGCAATTGCTTACGGATAGTTTTGATAGTTTATTAAAGAGAAGCTTTGATAGGGATAAAGCGCTGGAGCGAACTACCGCCGGTATTCATAAAGACGATCTGCAGTTTAATATTCACGGCATGGCCATGAAAAAATTTGGATCGCAGGGGCAGCAGAAGTCATTTTTAATTGCACTGAAGCTTGCACAGTACAGCTTTCTGCATCAGCAAAAAGGTTTTAAGCCTTTGCTTTTGTTGGATGATATTTTTGACAAGCTTGATGACGGGCGTGTTACCAAATTGATGCAGATGGTATCAAACAACGATTTTGGCCAGGTTTTTATAACCGATACCGGGGTTGAGCGTGTTGAAAGCGTTTTTAATAAAATAGGAGTACCCGTTAAATTATTTAAAGTTAAGGGAGGAGCGATTGATGCGTAA
- a CDS encoding tetratricopeptide repeat protein: MSKTQANTKVAAPENNFGQSGNFVRENQKSLLFIVGAIVALIAIYFIYIKLYLGPREVTAANQMYKAQEFWQQKNWDKAIKGDAGFPGFEKIISDYSNTKAANLAYFYLGTAYLNKGDYRKAVDNLTNYRGDDNMIAAEAFGSTGDAYVELKDYEKAETYFSKAVDKAKNKFLSPLYLKKLGLTYEAQKNNKEAADAYKRIKNEYPESAEAQNIDEYIARAEAKQ; this comes from the coding sequence ATGTCAAAAACCCAGGCGAACACCAAAGTTGCAGCACCAGAAAACAATTTTGGTCAGAGTGGCAATTTTGTACGCGAGAACCAAAAAAGCTTACTGTTTATTGTAGGGGCTATCGTCGCCCTTATTGCTATCTATTTTATTTACATTAAATTATACTTAGGTCCGCGTGAAGTTACTGCCGCTAACCAAATGTATAAAGCACAAGAGTTCTGGCAGCAAAAAAACTGGGACAAAGCCATTAAAGGCGATGCCGGTTTCCCTGGTTTTGAAAAAATCATCAGCGATTACAGCAACACTAAAGCTGCTAACCTGGCTTATTTTTACCTGGGTACAGCGTATTTAAATAAAGGTGATTACCGCAAAGCCGTTGACAACCTGACTAACTATCGCGGTGACGACAACATGATTGCAGCCGAGGCTTTCGGCAGCACAGGTGATGCTTACGTAGAGTTGAAAGACTACGAAAAAGCAGAAACTTATTTCAGCAAAGCGGTTGACAAGGCAAAAAACAAATTCTTATCGCCACTTTACCTTAAAAAGTTAGGTTTAACTTACGAGGCTCAAAAAAACAACAAAGAAGCTGCCGACGCTTATAAAAGGATAAAAAATGAATATCCTGAAAGTGCTGAAGCTCAAAATATCGACGAGTATATAGCACGCGCTGAAGCAAAACAATAA
- the ribH gene encoding 6,7-dimethyl-8-ribityllumazine synthase: MATQLKNLSDFSNTEIPSAAPYRFGIVVAEWNAEITNALYQGAYQSLVNNGALAENIFSYQVPGSFELTSGADLLLQKGNLDAVICLGCVIQGETRHFDFICDAVAHGVSNVSVKYSKPVIFGVLTTDNQQQAIDRAGGKHGNKGDEAAITAIKMAALAETLNS, encoded by the coding sequence ATGGCTACACAGCTTAAAAACCTTTCCGACTTTTCAAATACCGAAATACCTTCGGCAGCACCGTATCGCTTTGGCATTGTTGTAGCCGAGTGGAACGCAGAAATTACCAATGCGCTTTACCAGGGCGCATACCAGAGCCTGGTAAATAACGGAGCATTAGCCGAAAACATTTTTTCATACCAGGTACCGGGCAGCTTTGAGCTTACCTCAGGAGCCGACCTGTTATTGCAAAAAGGAAACCTTGACGCGGTAATTTGCCTGGGCTGTGTAATACAGGGCGAAACAAGGCATTTTGATTTTATTTGCGACGCGGTAGCACACGGCGTTAGCAATGTATCTGTAAAATATTCAAAACCTGTTATATTTGGTGTATTAACCACCGACAATCAGCAACAAGCTATTGACCGGGCAGGTGGCAAACATGGCAATAAAGGCGATGAAGCGGCTATCACCGCTATCAAAATGGCTGCACTTGCCGAAACATTAAACAGTTAA
- the ytxJ gene encoding bacillithiol system redox-active protein YtxJ — translation MNWISLETADQLMQIKQQEGYSLIFKHSTRCSISMMAKRRFELDWDNLPENMPLYFLDLIKHRDLSNQVAQLFQVHHESPQVLLIKNGECILDQSHSGISVDETLEVLN, via the coding sequence ATGAACTGGATTTCGTTGGAGACGGCCGATCAGCTTATGCAGATCAAACAGCAGGAAGGCTATAGCCTTATATTTAAACACAGCACACGCTGTTCCATCAGCATGATGGCAAAAAGGCGATTTGAGCTTGACTGGGATAATCTTCCTGAAAATATGCCCCTCTATTTTTTAGACCTGATCAAACACCGCGACCTGTCAAACCAGGTAGCACAACTGTTTCAGGTACATCATGAATCGCCGCAAGTACTTCTCATCAAAAACGGCGAATGCATTCTTGACCAATCGCACAGCGGTATCTCCGTTGATGAAACTTTAGAAGTATTGAATTAA
- the lipA gene encoding lipoyl synthase: protein MIELPVVPAVSQPVRKPDWLRVKLPTGKEYAHVRSLVDTHKLHTICESGNCPNMGECWGAGTATFMILGNICTRSCSFCAVATGRPLAVDVDEPNRVATSVKLMQVKHCVITSVDRDDLKDGGSIIWAETINAIRRESPETTLETLLPDFKGNWDNLARVLETRPEVVSHNLETVRRLTKEVRIQAKYDRSLEALKHISEAGLRTKSGIMLGLGETEEDVLEAMDDLLAAGVHILTLGQYLQPTRNHHPVIDWIHPDQFARYKQFGLDKGFRYVESGPLVRSSYHAEKHLFEM from the coding sequence ATGATTGAATTGCCGGTAGTTCCTGCTGTTAGCCAGCCTGTCCGCAAGCCCGATTGGCTTAGGGTTAAACTTCCTACAGGAAAAGAATATGCTCACGTACGCAGTCTTGTTGATACCCATAAGCTGCACACTATATGCGAAAGTGGTAACTGCCCTAATATGGGCGAGTGCTGGGGAGCCGGCACCGCTACTTTCATGATCCTTGGTAATATTTGTACCCGCTCGTGCTCGTTTTGTGCCGTAGCAACAGGCAGGCCATTGGCTGTTGATGTTGACGAGCCAAACCGTGTAGCTACTTCGGTAAAACTGATGCAGGTGAAACATTGCGTTATTACCTCGGTAGATCGTGACGATTTAAAAGATGGTGGTTCCATTATCTGGGCCGAAACCATTAACGCCATCCGCCGCGAAAGCCCTGAAACTACTTTAGAAACCCTGCTGCCCGATTTTAAAGGCAACTGGGATAACCTTGCCCGCGTTTTGGAAACCAGACCTGAAGTGGTATCTCACAACCTGGAAACTGTGCGACGCCTCACCAAAGAGGTACGCATCCAGGCAAAATACGATCGTAGCCTTGAAGCTTTGAAACATATTTCAGAAGCTGGCCTGCGCACCAAATCGGGCATTATGCTTGGCCTGGGCGAAACTGAAGAAGATGTTCTGGAAGCTATGGACGATTTGCTTGCAGCCGGTGTACACATACTTACACTGGGGCAATACTTACAGCCAACCCGCAACCATCACCCGGTAATTGACTGGATCCACCCAGATCAGTTTGCCCGTTACAAACAATTTGGACTTGACAAGGGTTTTAGATATGTAGAAAGCGGACCACTGGTACGCTCTTCTTATCACGCAGAAAAACATCTGTTTGAAATGTGA
- a CDS encoding RNA polymerase sigma factor produces the protein MSKKRKISLSEEELVLSLQHREKIAVEALYDMYSASLFGVISRIINDTAIAEDVLQETFVKIWHSFSSYSTEKGRLFTWMVNIARNLAIDKIRSKDFKNQNKNQEIENNVTFIDEQRNTVYKPELMGVKDLVQTLKPEQKLIIELVYFKGYTHVEAAEELGMPLGTIKTRLRMAILELRKHFN, from the coding sequence TTGAGTAAAAAACGAAAAATATCGCTGTCGGAAGAAGAACTGGTGTTGTCATTGCAGCACCGGGAGAAAATTGCCGTAGAAGCGCTATATGATATGTATTCGGCCTCGTTATTCGGGGTAATATCACGCATTATAAATGACACCGCTATAGCCGAAGATGTTTTACAGGAAACTTTTGTAAAAATCTGGCATTCCTTTTCAAGCTACAGTACTGAAAAAGGCCGTTTATTTACCTGGATGGTTAATATCGCGCGCAACCTCGCGATCGATAAGATCAGATCGAAAGATTTTAAGAACCAAAACAAAAACCAGGAGATTGAAAATAACGTAACTTTCATTGACGAGCAAAGGAACACAGTTTACAAACCTGAGTTAATGGGCGTTAAGGATTTAGTGCAAACACTAAAACCCGAACAAAAGCTAATTATAGAGCTGGTGTATTTTAAAGGTTATACCCATGTGGAGGCCGCCGAAGAGTTAGGCATGCCACTTGGAACCATTAAAACCCGGTTACGAATGGCTATCCTGGAACTCAGAAAACATTTTAATTGA
- a CDS encoding anti-sigma factor domain-containing protein codes for MEDLKAYIESGILELYVLGDVTPAERLQVEEMASKHPAIKAELDEIERSIELYAEENAIEPSEQLRNRVLGSLLTNFGDDNNFPTPTHVQHENVVAMQPNADKGTNFYKYAFAACLALLLASAIALYNLYTRLNDTNTQLSAMQAQNQHFSNTVSAKDSELNLLRDTSYKLIHLRGTAKSPESIMTVAFSPSKQKVVIDMEGLKLPANDQNHQYQLWALVGGKPVDLGVFDATSDSSGFKNMKAIAAADAFAVTLEPRGGSASPTLSEMVVLGKY; via the coding sequence GTGGAAGATTTAAAAGCATATATTGAATCAGGGATACTGGAACTTTACGTTCTGGGGGATGTTACCCCGGCCGAAAGGTTACAAGTTGAAGAGATGGCTTCAAAGCATCCGGCTATTAAGGCTGAGCTGGATGAAATTGAGCGGTCAATAGAATTATATGCTGAAGAAAACGCGATAGAACCATCTGAACAATTACGTAACCGCGTGTTAGGGAGCCTTCTAACAAATTTTGGCGACGATAACAACTTTCCGACGCCAACCCACGTACAACATGAAAATGTTGTAGCCATGCAACCTAACGCCGATAAAGGAACCAACTTTTATAAATACGCATTTGCAGCTTGCCTTGCTTTATTATTAGCAAGCGCCATAGCTTTATATAATCTTTATACCCGCCTTAACGACACCAATACCCAGTTAAGTGCCATGCAGGCGCAAAATCAGCATTTTAGCAATACGGTTAGCGCTAAGGATAGTGAACTGAATCTGTTAAGAGATACATCATACAAACTGATCCACTTAAGAGGTACTGCAAAATCGCCTGAATCAATAATGACTGTAGCCTTTAGCCCATCTAAACAAAAAGTGGTTATTGATATGGAAGGCCTAAAACTGCCCGCAAATGATCAAAATCACCAATACCAACTTTGGGCACTGGTGGGTGGCAAACCGGTTGACCTGGGCGTATTTGATGCTACATCTGATTCAAGCGGCTTCAAGAACATGAAAGCAATAGCCGCAGCCGATGCATTTGCTGTGACACTTGAGCCAAGAGGCGGCAGCGCAAGCCCAACACTATCAGAAATGGTAGTACTCGGCAAATACTAA
- a CDS encoding NAD(P)H-hydrate dehydratase: MLPLLIAEQIRKGDAYTIVHEPISSVDLMERASRAFVGWFANRFPDKNEPITFYCGTGNNGGDGLAIARILCDHHYNNLHVIIARFSDKASADFDHNFERLKQTCVTITELAKGSKIPVDNSPVIIDALLGSGLNKPLSGDYERLVNYINDLERTIVSVDVPTGFFSEGEVPKDTVAIKADLVITFQQPKINFLLPESAPYINCWEAVNIGIDERFVHSLKSPYQFIEEKDIRQMLKPRHRFSNKGTYGHALIVAGQAKTMGAALLSSSAATHAGAGLTTACIPESGLTALNSYQPEIMAIVRTGDELPEIEWDKFSSIAVGPGLGKDVDALALLKAIIKNYKKPLVIDADALNLLAENQEVLTQLPAGSVLTPHMKEFDRLFGEHTNWWQRLQKAIVKAKELNLCILLKNDYTIVATPNGTAYFNSSGNAAMASGGMGDVLTGVIAALLGQKYTPEQACIIGAYIHGKAGDELALPNRMHVVLPGKLIAQLPITMAKFRA, from the coding sequence ATGCTTCCTTTATTAATTGCCGAACAAATTCGCAAGGGCGATGCCTATACCATTGTCCACGAACCGATATCATCTGTTGACCTGATGGAACGTGCCTCCAGGGCTTTTGTAGGTTGGTTTGCAAATCGTTTCCCCGATAAAAATGAACCCATAACTTTTTATTGCGGAACGGGTAATAATGGAGGGGATGGCTTAGCCATAGCGCGTATTTTATGCGATCATCATTATAATAACCTGCATGTTATTATAGCCCGTTTTTCGGATAAGGCCTCTGCTGATTTTGATCATAACTTTGAAAGGTTAAAGCAAACCTGCGTAACTATCACCGAACTTGCTAAGGGTAGTAAAATACCTGTTGATAACAGCCCGGTAATAATCGACGCGTTACTTGGCAGCGGATTGAATAAACCTCTTTCCGGTGATTATGAGCGGTTGGTTAATTACATCAATGATCTTGAGCGCACAATTGTTTCGGTTGATGTACCTACAGGCTTTTTTTCCGAAGGGGAGGTGCCCAAAGATACTGTTGCCATAAAGGCCGATTTGGTGATAACCTTTCAGCAGCCCAAGATCAATTTCCTGCTGCCTGAGTCTGCGCCCTATATCAATTGCTGGGAAGCCGTAAATATAGGCATCGACGAAAGGTTTGTGCACAGCTTGAAATCACCATACCAGTTTATTGAAGAAAAAGATATCAGGCAAATGCTCAAGCCCCGTCATCGCTTTAGCAATAAAGGTACTTACGGCCATGCCCTAATCGTAGCAGGTCAGGCCAAAACCATGGGGGCAGCATTGTTAAGTTCGTCAGCAGCGACACATGCGGGGGCGGGATTGACGACAGCCTGTATCCCAGAAAGCGGCTTGACAGCACTTAACAGCTATCAGCCCGAAATAATGGCGATAGTGCGGACCGGCGATGAACTTCCGGAAATTGAATGGGATAAATTCAGTTCAATTGCCGTGGGGCCTGGTTTAGGTAAAGATGTTGATGCTCTGGCATTGTTGAAAGCCATCATCAAAAACTATAAAAAGCCATTAGTTATTGACGCTGACGCCCTGAACCTGCTTGCAGAAAACCAGGAGGTGTTAACTCAATTGCCCGCGGGGAGCGTTTTAACTCCGCACATGAAAGAGTTTGACAGGCTATTTGGCGAACATACCAACTGGTGGCAGCGGCTACAGAAAGCAATAGTTAAGGCAAAAGAACTAAACCTGTGTATCCTGCTGAAAAACGATTATACTATTGTGGCTACACCTAATGGTACAGCCTATTTCAATTCATCGGGCAATGCCGCGATGGCCAGCGGCGGGATGGGCGATGTACTTACCGGCGTGATTGCCGCGTTGCTTGGCCAGAAGTATACTCCGGAACAAGCGTGTATTATTGGTGCCTACATTCATGGTAAAGCTGGTGACGAACTGGCGCTGCCCAATCGCATGCATGTTGTTTTGCCGGGCAAGCTTATTGCACAATTGCCAATCACCATGGCAAAATTTAGGGCATAA